GCCACCTTCCATTTCAGAACTGTGTTGAGAGAACCTCTTACAAAGAGTGCTAAAAACATACCCGCGGAAGGAATCCTTATTTTCGGTTCAAACTTACAATGTTTTTATTAATTAGTCAAATAAAAATATTTTATAAAATTTGATCTATCATTGAAACTATTAATTAGAGGGTTTCCCCATTAGAAAAGCGGCTATTTTTTAAGCCGCTTTTTGTTTTTAGTCTATATTTGTTTCATTCTTTTGCCTGGCAGCAAAAAACTTCTTAAGATTATCTGGTAATTCTGCCGGACGGGCCGGAATCGCAGCGCATTCATCTTTGTAAACTTCACGAAGGATTGCCTCAATGATCAGCCCCTTGGGGGGAACGGAGTATTCTTTTCCCCGATAAAACCAGACGCGACAGTCTACATCATCACCGCAGAGATCACCGCAGGACTCACACAGGCTTTCTCTTACCTCAAGCTGTATATCCTGGCCGTTAATGCGGATGGTGGGGGAGCTGACAAACCCCAGCTCCAAAGCCTGCTCCTCGCTCTGTACGTGGATTTTTCGCACATCCACCTCAATTCCGGTTGCTTCCAGAACACTTGAGACCTCCGAGATGGCTTCTTCCAGGCTGGAATCTGTCCCCCGGCAGGGAACACATACGTTCAGATCCAAAAACAGGAACTCGATATCCAGGCGCCTTTTCTCGGGGTCGGTTATAGATGAGTCCGTCCCCTGGGGAGCGCAACAGACTGTTTGACCTGTGGGCACCCGGGATTCAGCGGGAGGAGGGC
This genomic interval from Dehalobacter sp. contains the following:
- a CDS encoding DUF2703 domain-containing protein → MTDPEKRRLDIEFLFLDLNVCVPCRGTDSSLEEAISEVSSVLEATGIEVDVRKIHVQSEEQALELGFVSSPTIRINGQDIQLEVRESLCESCGDLCGDDVDCRVWFYRGKEYSVPPKGLIIEAILREVYKDECAAIPARPAELPDNLKKFFAARQKNETNID